The genomic interval agaatcagtggagtggagccTATTGAATGACGTAAAGAGTTGGTGCTGATAGAGGTGataaaaggtcctccttaaaggtgAACCACGTCCAATACCCGCCCACTCCCTCCcccgttatgtttttttttttttacaagatgaGGTATTAAGCGTAATGCCGTATGGAACTATTGGAATTTTTCCGTACAGAGGTTTGACACGTTCATGAGTCATGTGACACAGTATCCGGTagataaaaatgtaaaaacagttcagaaaaaggcaaaaaattaCTCGCCAGCATCAATACGTTACAGAATTCTGCGTGACGTCGTTCAACACTGCAGTCAGAAGCAATTTATTATTCTTACCCCCAGAAAAATAGTAAAACTTAAAAACACAAATGTTATTATCTTCATATAATAATCTCCTTACAAACCGAAGCCACCGCTTCTATGTACAAtagaaatttttgaatttttttttacttttttttccttttttttggtgAGGATCGTCCCATTTTGTGGTATGTCTGGTCCAATATGCTTACATCAGTAAATGCGAAATCCCATTGACCGGTCAATAAGAGCAAATGAAGTCTGATGCTGAGCGGCGCCGCTGATCTTTTCCTTTAAGTGAAGAGTTTTCTGCCTGGGGTCAGCGACCACCCTGGACATTCACCCCGTAGTTATTCCTCTACAGAGAAGGAATTCTGTTTGACAAACAAGCTCAGCACATGGTGGACAAACTGGTACTGCTCACTGGTCTGGATCATTCCTCCCCTACAAAAATAGTCAAAAACATCAAATTTAGTACattaatatatttgtatattttttgctttttttaaattgtttgctCATatcaaaaaaatcagaaaaaattcCAGTTTTCCAGGTTTCTGATATTGTCTGTTTTCTGTAGCTTACTTATCAGCTTCACTGCATAGACTGGGACATTTCCAACACAGTCATCTCATCATTAAAGGTtacagtcagcagagtcatctcattatcattagaggatgAGGTCAGCAAAgtcatttcattattattattaggagaCAGTGTCAGCAGAGTTGTCTCATTGTCTTGAAATAcctgggtcagcagagtcatctcattattatattgCGAAGTCAACATAGTCATGTCTTTAACATTAGAGGGTGGAGTTATCAGCGTTATCTCATTAATATTAGGTCATAAGGTCAACAgaatcatctcattattattgagACTGGGTCACCAGGGTTAGCTTGTTGTCTTAAAGTGACTgaatcagcagagtcatctcgttATCATTAGAGGATGAGGTCAGCAAAgtcatttcattattattattaggagacagtgtcagcagagtcatctcatggtCTTGAAAAtttgggtcagcagagtcatctcattattactatagggcagagacagcagagtcatctcattattattatattgcaaAGTCAAAAGATTCATGTCATTAATATTAGAGAGTGGAGTTATCAGCGTTCTCTCATTAATATTAGGTCATAAGGTCAACACAATCATCTCATTATTAATGAGACCGGGACACCAGGGTTAGCTTGCTGTCTTGAAGTGACTgaatcagcagagtcatctcatttatATTAGAGAGTAAGAGGACCTAATGAAAGATGGAAGCCTAAATATGGCAGGACACCAACATTATTTACACAGAAAATACGCCATGTGCAGCTCTCCGGCCACTCCTTGGTCTCTGGGGAGGGGGCCGTAGTCCATCACTTCCTGGAGACTGTATTAGTCTATGGACGCTGTTCCGTCCATTACCGCCCATTCACTGCAGCTGCTTTTGCTGGAACGGAGCAGGTATCAAGGGCAAGTCTGCCAAAATGCTGCCCTCTGCTTTCAAGGGAAGTTCTCAGTTGCAACCCTGACTCTAGAACTTGGAGCGTAACGTTTTTTGGCTGCCATTGTGGGAGCGAATAACAGGAATATTCAGAGACATTTGAGCCGAGTTGTATTAATTGCTGTTTCCTTGGCTGGATCTTTGGTTCCCAAAAATAGCTCAGTCTGTTTCACAGCTATAAGTGTAACTAATGATTCATTTCTATCCCCGATGATTGTACATTGGCAACATGTCACTAGTCGGAAGTGCCAGCGCAATATACTGTACCCACTGCCCATGGGAGATGGGTACAGCCAGATTGCTACAGTGATGTTATTTCAGTCCTCTGCTCCATGTAAGAGGTTccgactgaggttccttggacccACTTAATACAATGATCCTTGGGAAccaccctaggaaatagaccatagtaccctctGCTTGACCATCATTGTGTTAGATTCTAGGCCCACCCGAGGATCCTCTTGTAATCCAGTGGTTCAGTCAAACCCTGGATCCTGACCATCCATCATCCTCATCATTGGCCAACCAAACCCCCAGACTGAAGCTTTATCTTATCGGGGGGCATATTATAAGAAGGTCCAACTCAATGGAAGTCATGGTTAGGGTTGCAAGAGGTGAAGGGGATTATCACAATTGCAGGAACCACAAACTCAATAAAGAGAAGCCTGAAGACCCAAAATCAAAATCTTCAAgctcctccatcttcaacagtaCCAAGAACACAGACGCATTCTGTGGATTTGAGGTCCATAACAGTCAAGGGTGTGCAACAAAACTCCATTCCAAGTCCAAAACCATCTGAGTTTCGTTCTTATCGCAATCCCAGTCCTCATCAAAATGATTTGGTGGCGTCTTACCTGTCTAACCTCAGCTGGCAGGTTGTCCTCAAGACGTCCACCATTCCTTCATTCTTCAGCTGTTTACACAGAATGGTGGTGGCAATGAAACAGCCAGTTCTCCCAATCCCTGCACTGCAAAGCAGAAGACATCTGCTAAGGCGAAGTTGCATAAGATCTGGTTGGTCAATGTGGTGTTCAATGGCTAAGAAAATTGGCCAATCAGGAGTTTTTAAGAGACTGGAGCAGCAATAGCAGCCATATGTGTAGCCATTCAACTTTCCTACTATCATGTATTGTATATATGACTGAATGCTGTGGCTGCTATTATTGGGAACTGTGAAAGCTACAATTGAGAACTGTGGCTCTCACTATTGTCCAATATGGCTTCTAATTTTGGACTCCATGACTGCCATTACGGTACCCTGTGGCTGCCATTATTGGGCATCGTGGCTTTCATTATTGAGCATTGTGGCTGTCATTATTGGGCATCGTGGTTTTCATTATTGGGCATTATGTCTACCATTATTGGGCATTGTGGGTGCCATTATTGTACACCGTGGCTACCATTATTGGGCATTGTGGCTGCTATTATTGGGCACTTTGGCTATCATTATTGGGCACTATGACTCTCACTAATGTGCACTATGGCTGTCATTATTGGGCATCGTGGCTTTCATTATTGGGCATTGTGGCTGCCATTATAGTACACCGTGGCTGCCCTTATTGGGCATTGTGGCTGCTATTATTGGGCACTCTGGCTATCATTATTGGGCATTTTGTACTTGTATTTAATAGGTTTTTGTTTAGTGACTGGGAATGGGATGTATAGGGATACAATAACATATAGAGCGAGACAGAGACAGATCATCAAGACAAGAGATCTTCTCATTCCTGGTTCCCCAGTTCTTACGAGACCTGTCCTATGGCTCACCTGCAGTGTACAATTATAGGTCCATTATCATTCTCCGCCTTTTTCATGGCTTCCTCCACATCCTGCACCAGCGTTAGGAGTGCTGGAGCCTGATCCGGGGTCTTCTGATCTGGCCATGATGTGTACCAAAAATGCTTCAGACTCCTTTCTTCTCCACCGTTCTAAAATTCAGTGACCATAGAAGCAAGATATAAATGAGCAATGGAGAAATGGGGTCTTGTAAGAGGGCCTGCCCTAATGTCAGATGGGTTTATAACAGGTGTGGCCAGTAATTGTGGGTGTGCTCTGTGTGTTTGTGGGAGGAGCCTGTGTAAGACACATTTCTTTATACTTTCTCCCTGAAGTCAAGTATACGTCATTGGCGGGGCAGAGATTCTCCATGATTAAACCACCCTGTTCCGAATTTCACTTTTCCTACCTTTAAAGTCATAAGTCTCAGCACGTAGTCGTCCTCCTGGATGATGTGATTCACGGTCACCTCTATTTCCTCGTAGACGCCATGTTTCTCCGGCCAATACTCTGTGCATTTCTATGTAGAGAAGATCATGTCACTATATGGTAGAACGTCGGAGAGATACCAAAGGATGGAGACACAAAGCAAAGCCGGGCAAAGACTTTGGACTTTCCATTGATATAAGACAGAAGTCCTCCAGCCTACGGCATCTTTTATTGTACCCTGGTTCCTAGTGGAGTTCCTGCAAATCCCATTGGGGCTTCTACTTACAATAGTGATTCATGGctggtgaaccccaaaagtttcagttttggttgaacccaaaattttggtaaaatttgttACAAATCCAACTCATTACAGACCAGTTCACGCATCTCTAACCAGAACCCATATCAATAGACCCCAGACTGGACCCCAACTTTTCCCTTTCTGGCGATCTCAGACTGGCCGTGTGTTGGTTGCTGGTACCAGTTTTGCTCCAGGGTTCAGCATTTCAGGTTTCATCTCTGTTCACATGTGCACTATTCATTTGGTTGAACTGGACATCACTCACCTCATTCACTTCCTCAATATTGGTGATCATGACTATAATAGGGGAATGCTGCTGCCAGACCATCTTCCAGAAATCCCCTACGGTGTTCACGGTGGGTCCCTGAGTTGCAATGTAAACTTTTTCTTCTTTTCCGTACCCCTGTGATACAGAACAGAGCATGGCATAGATATGGGCAGCATTGTGATAGGAACTGATGAGCTATGGCTGTACATATAACATTGCCCTTAAAGAGTTTGTCCAGATTTAGATCACACACAACATATCCAGGTTCCTTCGGGAAATCAGTAATATGACCCTAATGGAAAACCCAATtgttcattgtgtgtgtgtgtgtgtgtggggggggacgaCTAATTTACGGGCGGAGAAGGGTATGTGGCTGGCCGTGTTATGATGAAGCTGTTATGGAGGTACTGTGGCTGCGCCTGTCAATACTATGGGGACATTGCCTATGTAATGAGGCTGTCAGTGGTGTAAGACAACTTTGGCTTCCATTGGTAGGGGGAGTTTGTAGCTGTGTTATGGGGACACTGAGGCTGTAACTGGTGCTATTATGTGGACAATGAGGTTGTCTGTTATATGGACACTATGGCTGTAAtcggcactgttatgggggcactgaggctggctctgttatatggACACTGTGACTATAACCATAACTGGTATGGGACActgaggctggctctgttatatgggcactgtgaCTGTAACCATAACTGGTATCGGGGCActgaggctggctctgttatatgggcactatgGCTGtaactggcactgttatgggggcactgaggctggctctgttatatgggcactgtgaCTATAACCATAACTGGTATGGGACActgaggctggctctgttatatggACACTGTGACTGTAACCATAACTGGTATCGGGGCActgaggctggctctgttatatgggcactgtgaCTGTAACCATAACtagtatgggggcactgaggctggctctgttatatgggcactatgGCTGtaactggcactgttatgggggcactgaggctggctctgttatatggACACTGTGACTGTAACCATAACTGGTATCGGGGCActgaggctggctctgttatatgggcactatgGCTGtaactggcactgttatgggggcactgaggctggctctgttatatggGCACGGTGACTATAACCATAACtggtatgggggcactgaggctggctctgttatatgggcactgtgactgtaactggcactgttatgggggcactgaggctggctctgttatatggGCACGGTGACTATAACCATAACtggtatgggggcactgaggctggctctgttatatgggcactgtgactgtaactggcactgttatgggggcactgaggctggctctgttatatgggcactgtgaCTGTAACCATAACtagtatgggggcactgaggctggctctgttatatgggcactatgGCTGtaactggcactgttatgggggcactgaggctggctctgttatatgggcactatgGCTGtaactggcactgttatgggggactgaggctggctctgttatatgggcactgtgactgtaactggcactgttatgggggcactgaggctggctctgttatatgggcactatgGCTGTAACCGGCACtggtatgggggcactgaggctggctctgttatatggGCACGGTGACTGTAACCATAACTGCTATGGGGGCATTGAGACTAGCtctgttatatgggcactatgGCTGtaactggcactgttatgggtgcactgaggctggctctgttatatgggcactatgGCTGTAAACGGCACtggtatgggggcactgaggctggctgttatgtgggcactgtggctgttatgGGGCACTAATGATAACTAATACGGGCACTGAATTCAAGAAATTACTCTCAACTCAGGAAAAATTAAGATTCCCAATCTCTTCAATGAGACGTCCCCTAAACAACACAATCCCCATATTCCTGGCTCTGCTCACCCGTATATAATTAGCGTTTATATAGGAACTCAGAGGGTCGTCCTCCTGGTCTGGTGAGGTAAGGCACACTCTGCTATGAGGGTCTGCAAAATATAGAAAGATATACGTGGTTATAGACCTAATCCTTGTACTGAGCTCCATATACAATTTATAATATACTACATAAGTGCAGTTCCCCCTCCTGCTGACAGATGGCAGTGTTGAGCATTCCGGTTTCCTTTGGCCACAATAGAGACTTTACTGCAGAATCTATAGAACTTTCTCTGTTTATACTGCTTCCCATGGGCTGGACTTGTACGTGATGAATATTTAGCAGTAAGTTGGGTTCAAGCTTAAAGGATCATAGATAAAATTAgatgaaaaatatatatcctttaaATAAGACATTCACATATAGCCAGCAAAATGTCTGTGGCTACATAAAAGCGGGGACTGCAGGCCCACGTCACAGGGAGCTATACAGAAAAAATTAACCCCTTGTTCCAGGATTCGGGGACTCACTTGGGAGGATGGTTTTATATCTGTTTTTCCGCACTAGGCCCAGGATTTCATATTCTTTTGGATCAACAAAGTTCATTGGGATTTCCTAGAAAAAAAAGCATGAAATAAAAATTTACATGGTCATATTCCTCTAAAATATGGAATATTCTTGAAAAAAAATTCCTGCCTGATTGTATTATAGGACAGATTTTAGGATTTTTAAAGTAATTTACTGGCAGGAGTGTAGTGTGGAGTGTAGGAGGCCGGCGGGCATACAGACCCAGTACCAAGCCTTGGCCATATAGtatgttatatattattttaGGTTCGCCACCCAAAAACTTCCAACGACTTACAAAGAACTCTTTCTGAAGCTCAAAAGAATCCAGAGCCTTCTCATGCAGCTCTTCTGGGGTCAGGACATTGGTGGCGGTTTGAAGATATTCTCGAGTGGACTGTTCCCTCGGAGACATAATGTGGCCATAGGGCTCCATACTCCCTGGAGTACACATGTCCAGAGTCAGAGACACATTAGAGCCCCTCCTGTAGAAACAGACAGAACTCATGTAACTCCTACTGGAAAGAACATCAAGAGATACTGTGTATATTACTTATCCttactgagtgcagctctggagtataatacaggatgtaactcaggatcagtacagggtaagtaatgtaatgtatgtatacagtgactgtaccagcagaatagtgagcgcagctctggagtataatacaggatgtaactcaggatcagtacaggataagtaatgtaatgtatgtacacagtgactgcaccagcagaatagtgagcgcagctctggagtataatacaggataagtaatgtaatgtatgtacacagtgactgcaccagcagaatagtgagcgcagctctggagtataatacaggataagtaatgtaatgtatgtacacagtgactgtaccagcagaatagtgagcgcagctctggagtataatacaggatgtaactcaggatcagtacaggataagtaatgtaatgtatgtacacagtgactgtaccagcagaatagtgagcgcagctctggagtataatacaggatgtaactcaggatcagtacaggataagtaatgtaatgtatgtacacagtgactgcaccagcagaatagtgagcgcggctctggagtataatacaggataagtaatgtaatgtatatacacagtgactgcaccagcagaatagtgagagcagctctggagtataatacaggatgtaactcaggatcagtacaggataagtaatgtaatgtatgtgcacagtgactgcaccaggaatatgatggtcagtagctcattaccatccccaaccaacgcaggaacatttccatgtggaaataagaggtgcaaaacctgcccccacatactgaccactaacaggatagagataccaaactcgaacaaggaatataacattccaggtaccttcacctgcagcacatccaatgtagtgtatttaattatgtgtaccaaatgctccactgataatctgtatgttggagagaccggacagcagcttagactgcgcatgaactcacatcgccatactattaaagaacaaagatttgaccttcccgtgtcaaaacatttttgcaggggggaccacaacatcaccaatgacatgaaaattctgattttgagagggaatttcagatctaagagagaaaggcgcatacatgaatataaattcatgacactgtttcagacactagagtgtgggcttaatgcatcacaggggttcatgtctttttacagtagcgtgtgatctgataaggacctgtaagtgtttacattgtctccaccaattaccacattgtctctagcaaatgtctccaccaattgcttacattgtctcaccaactactaacaaccccccccctcccctcctgaaatctaacaccctttgtgcctgctctgtgtatatacatatatatatatgcatccttcaaaaatgtttttaaatttgctttgacaaaggagcctttgcgcttcgaaacgttagccatttgtcatcattatgagttagccattaaaaaggtatcaactactgaagatcaccaagttttcgtgtttttttatatttccaacccactggctaacacggtacaacaacgaacattttccttttacctgtatgtacacagtgactgtaccagcagaatagtgagcgcggctctggagtataatacaggatgtaactcaggatcagcacaggataagtaatgtaatgtatgtacacagtgactgtaccagcagaatagtgagtgcagctctggagtataatacaggatgtaactcaggatctgtacaggataagtaatgtaatgtatgtacatagtgaatgtaccagcagaatagtgagcgcagctctggagtataatacaggataagtaatgtaatgtatgtacacagtgactgtaccagcagaatagtgagcgcagctctggagtataatacaggatgtatctcaggatcagtacaggataagtaatgtaatgtatgtacacagtgactgtaccagcagaatagtgagcgcagctctggagtataatacaggatgtaactcaggatcagtacaggataagtaatgtaatgtatgtacacagagactgcaccagcagaatagtgagcgcagctctggagtataatacaggatgtaactcaggatcagtacaggataagtaatgtaatgtatgtacacagtgactgcaccagcagaatagtgagcacagctctggagtataatacaggatgtaactcaggatcagtacaggataagtagtgtaatgtatgtacacagagactgcaccagcagaatagtgagtgcagctcggaagtataatacaggatgtaactcaggatcagtacaggataagtaatgtaatgtatgtacacagtgactgtaccagcagaatagtgagtgcagctctggagtataatacaggatgtaactcaggatctgtacaggataagtaatgtaatgtatgtacacagtgactgcaccagcagaatagtgagtgcagctctggagtataatacaggatgtaactcaggatcagtacaggataagtaatgtaatgtatgtacatagtgactgtaccagcagaatagtgagcgcagctctggagtataatacaggatgtaactcaggatcagtacaggataagtaatgtaatgtatgtacacagtgactgcaccagcagaatagtgagcgcagctctggagtataatacaggataagtaatgtaatgtatgtacacagtgactgcaccagcagaatagtgagcgcagctctggagtataatacaggataagtaatgtaatgtatgtacacagtgactgcaccagcagaatagtgagcgcagttctggagtataatacaggataagtaatgtaatgtatgtacacagtgactgcaccagcagaatagtgagcgcagctctggagtataatacaggatgtaactcaggatcagtacaggataagtaatgtaatgtatgtacacagtgactgcaccagcagaatagtgagcgcagctctggcgtataatacaggatgtaactcaggatcagtacaggataagtaatgtaatgtatgtacacagtgactgcaccagcagaatagtgagcgcagctctggagcatatcTTAGATGTGCTACTGAATATATATTTATCACCTTTCCTGCAGCCCCACAGGTTTCACTGATAGGGTTCCCACATCTGTATCCCCTCTAATATCCATTAGACAGTCAAAGACTGGGGTGTCGGGCACAGGGTCCAGGTCCAGGAATTCCTCCACTTTGTCATCTGTCCATTCTGAGTAGGTGAAGGAGGGCTGGCGACTCACGGATTGGCGTCTATCTTCTGACAGAACTGGTTCAGTGTGAGACTTGAGGTACCATATCTGAGATTAGAGGTGAGGGGAGAAGACAAGCAGAAGATTAATTGTGTCCTCTTGAGTCCAGCCCTGTGCACTGAGATAATGGGCGTGCTGCGCGCTCTCCTGTGTACACACCGTCCTATTGTGCTCCCGTGTTTAGCCTTGTAGGTTCTGACTTTTATTCCATTTACTGAAAGCGTTGCAGTGGAACAGTGTGGAAAGAGACAGCGCTCTGGAACATAACGTGGTGACATGAAGCCCTATTGTTATGTGGCGCATCACACACAGCAGAGGAAAAACATGCAAATGTCTCTGCAGAACCTGATGTGTCCTTGTATCTGCTCCCTGCAGATGTTCTGCTGTAAACACATCCAGCTCATCGGGATTGGAACGCTCAGGGAGAGGTGAGGTTAATAACGTTTAATCGCTTTATTAAATCCCTGAAACTTTGTGTTCCCATCCTTCACCATTCTCTaggtctctgcctgctgtcaCTGAATGAGGATGTTCCCTTATACATATACaaggtgaatatatatatatatatatatatatatatatatatatatatagcgagtCCTGATATCaagcctagacaatgctctgcaAGCTCCACATACAATTGCGTCATGTCTCGACAATGCTCTGCAAGCTCCACATACaactgtatccagtctagacaatgctccaCAAGCTCCACGTACAATTGTATTCAGTATAGACAATGCTTTGCAAGCTCCACATATaactgtatccagtctagacaatgctctgcaaGCTCCACATACAGTTgtttccagtctagacaatgctctgcaaGTTCCACATACAACTATATCcgttctagacaatgctctgtgagctgaacaGCCTGGACTGCATTGTAACAAACtgtcagctcacagagcattgtctagactggatataaTTGCATGTGAAGCTCATAGGGGATTGTCTAGACTAGCCTCTTGTGAACAGAGTGAAATGTTCTGcacttttctaatatacttttccTATCAGTTCTTTATCATCTTCaatacctctgcttgctgtcagtgaataagaatattattattattctttatatAGGATGGCTATCAGTCCTGACCACATGTAACtcagactctgttcacacctgcactggtATTTCCGTTATAGGAGCAGAACAATAAATATACAGGAGCCCCAATAACCACTGACTATAAAGGAGCCCATCAGGAGTCTGACGTTTACTGGACACATTGCGCTACATTGTCTCCTCTGTTATAGATATAttaggggagatttatgaagaacaTTAACCAGACCTGTACGTACCATGGTGCCAACCAGTGCCACGACAAAAAAAATGATCACCAGCGCAGAGCCCGGCATCTCCACTGTCCAGAGTCCGCTCTGCAGGGTGGTTAAATCCTAGGAGAGAAGGAGCGGTGCATTATTTCCACTTCCACAAGATCAGCACGccactctcctgaaatactctgtgctgcaacGGACCCTGCTCCTTCCACTGTGTAGCTCTGAATCTGTGACCGCCTACAAGATCAGCACATTCTTCtcatgaaatactctgtgctgctggggaccctgctccttccaCTGTGTAGCTCTGAATCTGTGACCGCCTACAGGATCAGCACActcttctcctgaaatactctgtgctgctggggaccctgtgCCTTCCACTGTGTAGCTCTAAATCTGTGACCGCCTACAAGATTAGCACActcttctcctgaaatactctgttctgaaggggaccctgctccttccaCTGTGTAGCTCTGAATCTGTGACCGCctacaagatcagcacactcttctcctgaaatactctgtgctgcttggGACCCTACCCCTTCAACTTTATATATCTCTCTGATCTCCCATAAGATCAATGCATTATTTCCACTTCCACAAGGTCAGCA from Leptodactylus fuscus isolate aLepFus1 chromosome 7, aLepFus1.hap2, whole genome shotgun sequence carries:
- the PTPN5 gene encoding tyrosine-protein phosphatase non-receptor type 5: MGSLDDADEQHNLQVRLDQLQEVEREAQYSWAALWNILTIGGSICLLVLSQILDLTTLQSGLWTVEMPGSALVIIFFVVALVGTMIWYLKSHTEPVLSEDRRQSVSRQPSFTYSEWTDDKVEEFLDLDPVPDTPVFDCLMDIRGDTDVGTLSVKPVGLQERRGSNVSLTLDMCTPGSMEPYGHIMSPREQSTREYLQTATNVLTPEELHEKALDSFELQKEFFEIPMNFVDPKEYEILGLVRKNRYKTILPNPHSRVCLTSPDQEDDPLSSYINANYIRGYGKEEKVYIATQGPTVNTVGDFWKMVWQQHSPIIVMITNIEEVNEKCTEYWPEKHGVYEEIEVTVNHIIQEDDYVLRLMTLKNGGEERSLKHFWYTSWPDQKTPDQAPALLTLVQDVEEAMKKAENDNGPIIVHCSAGIGRTGCFIATTILCKQLKNEGMVDVLRTTCQLRLDRGGMIQTSEQYQFVHHVLSLFVKQNSFSVEE